The proteins below come from a single uncultured Methanobrevibacter sp. genomic window:
- a CDS encoding carboxypeptidase regulatory-like domain-containing protein: MKINNKILVSLLIVLIAAISLSVVSATEDVATQSINVASDSEQIEAVQTSDIDMSGVISADNGTSQPTVRDVKDGATVDEVQKIIDESNPGDIIKFAENGKYNWHGPENQTAAVGAIKITHQLILDGNNATILCDNGFVTDNKESSVDGTTFKNFNFDVSVTTTQNVTDKKTNKTTAQVVTSLWNGRAIEVQNAKNISVMNCTFKNSNSGVYSGRNNGVLIDNCSFVGATNAKTIGLGKKETGTKALNIMGGSNTIISNCYFGDDLLDGVSIASGAQNNFQFINNTFENVWYGVFYGGGVRGVVVEGNTFKNSKVYDLGLVKAAGETVINNNVFITNKDSTPIYIEQGNTAHGAPSTIETITITNNDFQAAEGSDAKDITAVYIYSQGGPLLPLGTITVANNTYADGIIPVTFMDAAWGGENGTYIIAPINLNTEIKAPETTINSGEIINMQLVSANGIAIANANITITAINEDTGINETFTTTTDDFGVFGIEGLSAGNWTLSIAYAGSDVAVNGYTYNACKKDIDVTVIGKTTLDIAETIIYREDSLEYTLLDADSNPIENATISININGVTYTRTTNENGTATIKINLRAGNYAVIATYQDGNDTIECAEIVTVESNVITTDIELYYKNGTKFTATIVDIEGKPVAGKNVTFNINGVFYTRTTDANGTASLAINLRPGDYIITSIYEDYAVGNSVKVIPTLQTSDLNMTFKDGSKFNATVLDGNGKAIANQNVTFNVNGVFYNKTTDANGVASLSINLNAGKYIITSEWNGYQVGNNITINNKA; this comes from the coding sequence ATGAAAATAAACAATAAGATTTTAGTATCATTATTAATAGTTCTTATTGCTGCTATTTCATTATCTGTGGTTTCAGCTACAGAAGATGTTGCTACTCAATCTATTAATGTAGCATCCGATTCTGAACAAATTGAAGCTGTACAAACTTCAGATATTGATATGAGTGGAGTAATAAGTGCTGATAACGGTACTTCTCAACCAACGGTTCGCGATGTAAAAGATGGTGCAACTGTCGATGAAGTACAAAAAATAATTGATGAATCCAATCCTGGAGACATAATTAAATTTGCTGAAAACGGAAAATACAATTGGCATGGACCTGAAAATCAAACAGCTGCTGTCGGTGCTATTAAAATAACCCACCAATTAATTCTTGATGGTAACAATGCTACCATACTCTGTGACAATGGGTTTGTTACTGACAACAAAGAAAGTAGTGTTGATGGAACTACCTTCAAAAACTTTAACTTTGATGTAAGTGTAACCACTACTCAAAATGTTACTGATAAAAAAACCAACAAAACTACTGCTCAAGTTGTAACTTCCTTATGGAACGGACGTGCAATTGAAGTACAAAATGCAAAAAACATTAGTGTTATGAATTGTACTTTCAAAAACAGTAACTCTGGAGTTTACTCTGGTAGAAACAATGGAGTTCTTATTGACAATTGTTCATTTGTAGGAGCTACTAATGCAAAAACTATCGGATTAGGTAAAAAAGAAACCGGTACCAAAGCATTAAACATCATGGGTGGATCCAACACAATTATCTCTAATTGTTACTTTGGAGACGACCTCCTTGATGGTGTATCTATAGCATCTGGTGCTCAAAACAACTTCCAATTCATTAACAACACCTTCGAAAACGTATGGTACGGTGTATTCTACGGTGGAGGAGTAAGAGGAGTTGTTGTTGAAGGTAACACTTTCAAAAACAGTAAAGTATACGACTTAGGTCTTGTTAAAGCTGCTGGTGAAACTGTAATAAACAACAACGTTTTTATTACTAACAAAGATTCTACTCCAATTTACATAGAACAAGGTAACACTGCACACGGTGCTCCAAGTACTATTGAAACTATTACTATCACAAACAATGATTTCCAAGCTGCTGAAGGTAGTGACGCAAAAGACATCACTGCAGTATACATATACAGCCAAGGTGGTCCATTACTCCCTCTTGGAACTATAACTGTTGCAAACAACACTTATGCTGACGGAATTATTCCTGTAACTTTCATGGATGCTGCATGGGGTGGAGAAAATGGAACTTACATTATTGCTCCTATCAACTTAAATACTGAAATTAAAGCTCCAGAAACTACCATTAATAGTGGAGAAATCATAAACATGCAATTAGTCAGTGCAAATGGAATTGCTATTGCTAACGCAAACATTACCATTACTGCAATTAACGAAGACACTGGTATTAACGAAACTTTCACAACTACAACTGATGACTTCGGTGTATTTGGTATAGAAGGATTAAGCGCTGGAAACTGGACTTTAAGTATAGCTTACGCAGGATCAGATGTTGCTGTAAACGGATACACTTACAACGCATGTAAAAAAGATATTGATGTAACTGTTATCGGTAAAACTACTTTAGATATTGCAGAAACTATCATTTACAGAGAAGATTCTCTTGAATACACTTTACTTGATGCAGATAGTAACCCAATTGAAAACGCTACTATTTCAATCAACATTAATGGTGTAACTTACACTAGAACCACTAATGAAAATGGTACTGCTACTATCAAAATCAACCTCAGAGCTGGAAACTACGCTGTAATCGCAACTTACCAAGATGGTAACGACACTATCGAATGTGCAGAAATTGTAACTGTAGAAAGTAATGTTATCACTACCGATATTGAATTATACTACAAAAACGGTACCAAATTTACCGCAACCATAGTTGATATCGAAGGTAAACCTGTAGCTGGTAAAAATGTAACTTTCAACATCAATGGTGTATTCTACACTAGAACCACTGATGCAAACGGTACTGCAAGTTTAGCTATTAACTTACGTCCAGGAGATTACATTATTACTTCAATCTACGAAGATTACGCAGTAGGTAATTCTGTTAAAGTAATTCCTACTTTACAAACTTCTGACTTAAACATGACTTTCAAAGACGGAAGCAAATTCAATGCTACTGTTTTAGACGGTAACGGTAAAGCTATAGCTAACCAAAATGTAACTTTCAATGTAAACGGCGTATTCTACAACAAAACTACTGATGCAAACGGTGTTGCAAGTTTATCTATTAACTTAAACGCTGGAAAATACATCATAACTTCTGAATGGAATGGATACCAAGTTGGAAACAACATAACTATTAATAATAAAGCTTAG